From Pseudomonas alcaligenes, a single genomic window includes:
- a CDS encoding class I SAM-dependent methyltransferase has product MSCPRPHLRFSPLPTGTPNRHPHVLLVGSHQPQLLRYLEGWPKCWPGARNFLVRFATAQTLQALPGNSFDLVVVGAEAQPLTAELVGELVRVARQGLISLR; this is encoded by the coding sequence ATGAGCTGCCCACGCCCCCATCTGCGTTTTTCTCCTCTGCCCACCGGCACTCCGAACCGGCATCCCCATGTCCTGCTGGTGGGAAGCCATCAGCCCCAGCTGCTGCGTTACCTGGAAGGTTGGCCCAAGTGCTGGCCGGGTGCGCGCAATTTCCTCGTTCGCTTCGCCACCGCACAGACCCTGCAGGCCCTGCCCGGCAACAGCTTCGACCTGGTGGTGGTCGGCGCCGAGGCGCAACCGCTGACGGCCGAGCTGGTCGGCGAACTGGTACGGGTCGCCCGCCAGGGGCTGATCAGCCTGCGCTGA
- a CDS encoding GNAT family N-acetyltransferase, translated as MSEALSIRHDQAGHQFEAVVEGHRAYLAYMDLGKQTLDIYRTFVPNPLRGRGIAAALTEQALSYAESMGYTVIPSCSYVERYLERRQRQQLKH; from the coding sequence ATGAGCGAGGCGTTATCCATCCGTCATGACCAGGCCGGCCATCAGTTCGAGGCCGTCGTCGAAGGTCATCGTGCTTACCTGGCCTACATGGATCTGGGCAAGCAGACGCTGGATATCTACCGCACCTTCGTCCCCAATCCCCTGCGTGGCCGTGGCATTGCCGCGGCCCTGACCGAGCAGGCGCTGAGCTACGCCGAGAGCATGGGCTATACCGTGATCCCCTCGTGTTCCTATGTCGAACGCTACCTCGAGCGGCGCCAGCGCCAGCAGCTCAAGCACTGA
- a CDS encoding arylesterase, which translates to MRASWWVSGVLALLCWAQGVQAATLLVVGDSISAAFGLDTRQGWVSLLEKRLAEGGLAYQVVNASISGDTSSGGLARLPALLAEHRPQVVIIELGGNDGLRGQAPGQLQQNLASMIEQSRAAGAQVLLLGMRLPPNYGTRYTQAFAEVYSTLARDKQVALVPFFMEGVGGVDGMIQSDGIHPSAAAQTRLLDNAWPLLQPLL; encoded by the coding sequence ATGCGTGCGTCGTGGTGGGTAAGCGGTGTCTTGGCACTGCTGTGTTGGGCGCAGGGTGTGCAGGCTGCCACCCTGCTGGTCGTCGGCGATAGTATCAGCGCCGCTTTTGGCCTGGATACCCGGCAGGGCTGGGTCAGCTTGCTGGAAAAACGCCTGGCCGAGGGCGGTTTGGCCTACCAGGTGGTCAATGCTTCGATCAGTGGCGACACCAGCTCGGGCGGCCTGGCACGCCTGCCGGCGCTGCTTGCAGAGCATCGGCCGCAGGTGGTGATCATCGAGCTGGGCGGCAACGATGGCCTGCGCGGTCAGGCGCCTGGGCAATTGCAACAGAATCTTGCGAGCATGATCGAGCAGTCCCGTGCCGCCGGTGCGCAGGTGCTACTGCTGGGGATGCGCCTGCCACCCAACTACGGGACGCGCTATACCCAGGCGTTCGCCGAGGTCTACAGCACGCTGGCCAGGGATAAGCAGGTCGCTCTGGTGCCGTTCTTCATGGAAGGCGTCGGCGGTGTCGATGGCATGATCCAGAGCGACGGCATCCACCCCTCTGCGGCGGCGCAGACACGCCTGCTGGACAATGCCTGGCCGCTGCTGCAGCCCTTGCTCTGA
- the greB gene encoding transcription elongation factor GreB, which produces MSRYRPPRTAGTPLITPEGEARLRAELHELWHVRRPQVTQAVSEAAALGDRSENAEYIYGKKMLREIDSRVRFLTKRLENLKVIGDRPSDPHKVYFGAWVTLEDEDGNEARYRIVGPDELDLKLNLISIDSPLARALVGKALDAEVRVQTPGGEQTYYITAIDYPPLSAG; this is translated from the coding sequence ATGAGCCGCTACCGCCCGCCCCGTACTGCCGGAACCCCGCTGATCACGCCAGAGGGCGAGGCCCGCCTGCGTGCCGAACTGCATGAGCTGTGGCATGTGCGCCGGCCGCAGGTCACCCAGGCGGTCAGCGAAGCGGCGGCGCTGGGCGATCGCTCGGAAAACGCCGAGTACATCTACGGCAAGAAGATGCTGCGCGAAATCGACAGCCGGGTGCGCTTTCTCACCAAGCGCCTGGAGAACCTCAAGGTCATCGGCGACCGCCCCAGCGACCCGCACAAGGTCTACTTTGGCGCCTGGGTTACCCTCGAGGATGAGGACGGCAACGAGGCACGCTACCGCATCGTTGGCCCGGACGAGCTCGATCTCAAACTCAACCTGATCAGCATCGACTCGCCGCTGGCCCGCGCCCTGGTCGGCAAGGCGCTGGATGCCGAAGTGCGGGTGCAGACACCAGGCGGCGAGCAGACCTACTACATCACCGCCATCGACTACCCGCCGCTCAGCGCAGGCTGA
- a CDS encoding putative 2-dehydropantoate 2-reductase has translation MDEQRKPRIGIIGTGAIGGFYGLMLARAGFDVHFLLRSEYAAVAANGLLLNSAVHGRLQLPVVQAWASAEQMPPCDWLLVGTKTTGNLEIAPLLARVAVPGARIVLLQNGLAVEEQVRPLLPDSLHLLGGLCFICVHREAPGVIAHQALGAVNLGYHSGPAVTAAAQQAVVEEGAALFRAAGLDSLAMPSLEQARWQKLVWNVPYNGLSVLLRTGTRELMGNTDSQELIRALMQEVVQGAAACGHGMPEGYADSLLAATARMPDYLPSMYHDFAQQRPLELQAIYGAPLQAAAAAGCELPKVRMLYQALRFLDQR, from the coding sequence ATGGACGAACAGCGCAAGCCGCGGATCGGCATTATCGGCACCGGGGCCATCGGTGGTTTCTACGGGCTGATGCTGGCGCGCGCCGGTTTCGATGTGCATTTCCTGCTGCGCAGTGAATACGCGGCAGTGGCCGCCAATGGCCTGCTGCTCAACAGCGCCGTGCATGGTCGCCTGCAGCTGCCGGTCGTGCAGGCCTGGGCAAGCGCGGAGCAGATGCCGCCCTGCGACTGGCTGCTGGTCGGCACCAAGACCACCGGCAACCTGGAGATCGCGCCGCTACTGGCTCGGGTTGCCGTGCCAGGGGCCAGGATCGTGCTGCTGCAGAACGGCCTGGCTGTCGAGGAGCAGGTGCGCCCCTTGCTACCGGACTCGCTGCATCTGCTGGGTGGCTTGTGTTTCATCTGCGTGCACCGGGAAGCGCCGGGGGTAATCGCGCACCAGGCCCTGGGCGCCGTCAATCTTGGCTACCACTCCGGCCCTGCGGTGACCGCGGCCGCACAGCAGGCCGTAGTGGAAGAGGGTGCGGCACTGTTTCGCGCGGCCGGGCTGGACAGCTTGGCGATGCCCAGCCTGGAGCAGGCGCGCTGGCAGAAACTGGTATGGAACGTGCCGTACAACGGCCTCTCGGTGCTGCTGCGCACTGGCACCCGCGAGCTGATGGGCAATACCGACAGCCAGGAACTGATCCGCGCCCTGATGCAGGAAGTGGTACAGGGCGCTGCCGCCTGCGGCCACGGTATGCCGGAGGGCTATGCCGACAGCCTGCTGGCGGCCACCGCGCGGATGCCCGACTACCTGCCGAGTATGTACCATGATTTCGCGCAGCAGCGTCCGCTCGAGCTGCAGGCCATCTACGGGGCCCCCTTGCAGGCGGCTGCCGCGGCCGGATGCGAGCTGCCCAAGGTGCGCATGCTCTATCAGGCGCTGCGCTTTCTGGATCAACGCTGA
- a CDS encoding triacylglycerol lipase, with product MNNKKTLLALCIGTGLLLSGPADAGLFGSTGYTKTQYPIVLAHGMLGFDSILGIDYWYGIPSALRSDGASVYVTEVSQLNTSELRGEELLDQVEEIAAISGKGKVNLIGHSHGGPTARYVAAVRPDLVASVTSVGGPHKGSDTADFLRQIPPGSAGEALVAGIVNGLGALINFLSGSSSTSPQNALGSLESLNSQGAAVFNAKYPQGIPTSSCGEGAYKVNGVSYYSWSGTSPLTNLLDVSDLLTGAASLTFDEPNDGLVGKCSSHLGKVIRDDYRMNHLDEVNQVFGLTSLFETDPVTVYRQQANRLKTAGL from the coding sequence ATGAATAATAAGAAGACCCTGCTCGCCCTCTGTATCGGTACCGGTCTGCTCCTGTCAGGCCCGGCCGACGCCGGTCTGTTCGGCTCCACCGGCTACACCAAGACCCAATACCCGATCGTCCTCGCCCATGGCATGCTCGGTTTCGACAGCATCCTCGGCATCGATTACTGGTACGGCATCCCCTCGGCCCTGCGCAGCGATGGCGCCAGCGTCTATGTCACCGAAGTCAGCCAGCTCAACACCTCCGAGCTGCGCGGCGAGGAACTGCTCGACCAGGTGGAAGAAATCGCCGCCATCAGCGGCAAAGGCAAGGTCAACCTGATCGGCCACAGCCATGGTGGCCCGACCGCCCGCTATGTGGCTGCCGTGCGCCCGGATCTGGTGGCCTCGGTAACCAGCGTCGGCGGCCCGCACAAGGGCTCGGACACCGCCGACTTCCTGCGCCAGATCCCGCCGGGCTCGGCCGGCGAAGCGCTGGTGGCCGGCATCGTCAACGGCCTCGGCGCGCTGATCAACTTCCTCTCCGGCAGCTCCAGCACCTCGCCGCAGAATGCCCTGGGCTCCCTGGAGTCGCTCAATAGCCAGGGCGCCGCGGTGTTCAACGCCAAGTACCCGCAAGGCATCCCTACCAGCTCCTGTGGCGAAGGTGCCTACAAGGTCAATGGCGTCAGCTACTACTCCTGGAGCGGCACCAGCCCGCTGACCAACCTGCTCGACGTCAGTGACCTGCTCACCGGCGCCGCCTCGCTGACCTTCGACGAGCCCAACGACGGCTTGGTCGGCAAGTGCAGCTCGCACCTGGGCAAGGTGATCCGCGACGACTACCGGATGAACCACCTCGACGAGGTCAACCAGGTCTTCGGCCTGACCAGCCTGTTCGAGACCGACCCGGTAACCGTCTACCGCCAGCAGGCCAACCGTCTGAAAACCGCCGGTCTGTGA
- a CDS encoding 3-deoxy-7-phosphoheptulonate synthase, translating to MADLPIDDLNVSSNETLITPAQLKREIPLTDAAQRTVAHGREVVRNILDGKDHRLFVVVGPCSIHDIKAAHEYAERLKALAAEVSDSLFLIMRVYFEKPRTTVGWKGLINDPYLDDSFKIQDGLHIGRQLLRDLAEMGLPTATEALDPISPQYLQDLISWSAIGARTTESQTHREMASGLSSAVGFKNGTDGGLTVAINALQSVSSPHRFLGINQEGGVSIVTTKGNAYGHVVLRGGNGKPNYDSVSVAICEQELNKAKIRPNIMVDCSHANSNKDPALQPLVMENVANQILEGNNSIVGLMVESHLGWGSQSIPKDLCDLKYGVSITDACIDWDATEKTLRSMHAKLKDVLPKRQR from the coding sequence ATGGCTGATTTACCGATCGACGATCTCAACGTTTCTTCCAACGAAACCCTGATCACCCCGGCGCAGCTCAAGCGCGAAATCCCCCTCACCGACGCCGCCCAGCGCACCGTGGCCCATGGCCGCGAAGTGGTGCGCAACATCCTCGACGGCAAGGATCACCGCCTGTTCGTAGTGGTCGGCCCCTGCTCGATCCACGACATCAAGGCCGCCCACGAGTACGCCGAGCGCCTCAAGGCACTGGCCGCCGAGGTGTCGGACAGCCTGTTCCTGATCATGCGCGTGTATTTCGAGAAGCCGCGCACCACCGTGGGCTGGAAGGGACTGATCAACGATCCGTACCTCGACGACTCGTTCAAGATCCAGGATGGCCTGCACATCGGCCGCCAGCTGCTGCGCGACCTGGCCGAAATGGGCCTGCCCACCGCCACTGAAGCGCTCGACCCGATCTCCCCGCAATACCTGCAGGATCTGATCAGCTGGTCGGCCATCGGCGCCCGTACCACCGAATCCCAGACCCACCGCGAGATGGCTTCCGGCCTGTCCTCGGCAGTGGGCTTCAAGAACGGTACCGACGGCGGCCTGACTGTGGCGATCAACGCCCTGCAATCGGTCTCCAGCCCGCACCGCTTCCTCGGCATCAACCAGGAAGGCGGCGTCTCCATCGTCACCACCAAGGGCAACGCCTACGGCCATGTGGTGCTGCGTGGCGGCAACGGCAAGCCGAACTACGACTCGGTCAGCGTGGCTATCTGCGAGCAGGAACTGAACAAGGCGAAGATTCGTCCGAACATCATGGTCGACTGCAGCCACGCCAACTCCAACAAGGATCCTGCCCTGCAGCCGCTGGTGATGGAGAACGTCGCCAACCAGATTCTCGAAGGCAACAACTCGATCGTTGGCCTGATGGTCGAGAGCCACCTGGGCTGGGGTAGCCAGTCGATTCCGAAGGATCTCTGCGATCTCAAGTACGGCGTTTCCATCACCGATGCCTGCATCGACTGGGATGCCACCGAGAAGACCCTGCGCAGCATGCACGCCAAACTCAAGGACGTGCTGCCCAAGCGCCAGCGCTAA
- a CDS encoding L,D-transpeptidase family protein: MLSRVPAVARSLTLTSLFMAGSAAALELPLPPPGEDIVGQVQVIKAKYEDTFADLGVANDLGYLEMVAANPGVDPWLPGVGTEIVLPTRFILPPGPREGIVINLAEYRMYYFPKGQNVVHTFPLGIGREGWGSPIAHTTITGKTPNPGWSPPASIRAEHAADGDPLPAYVPPGPDNPLGPFKFTLGTPGYLIHGSNKKFGIGMRVSHGCFRMLNQNVLELAKMAPVGTSVRILNEPYKFGLSGGKVYLEAHAPLDDQGAPSVVDKHTAVINALLKRDDLAGRLRLDWEVVRDVVAAEDGLPVEIAVPQDPVIQGEAPLEL; the protein is encoded by the coding sequence ATGTTGTCGCGCGTTCCAGCCGTCGCCCGTTCCCTGACACTCACCAGTCTCTTCATGGCTGGTTCCGCCGCAGCCCTCGAGCTACCCCTGCCGCCACCTGGCGAGGATATCGTCGGTCAGGTGCAGGTCATCAAGGCCAAGTACGAAGACACCTTTGCCGACCTGGGCGTGGCCAATGACCTCGGCTACCTGGAAATGGTGGCGGCCAACCCGGGCGTCGATCCCTGGTTGCCGGGCGTCGGTACGGAAATCGTGCTGCCGACTCGCTTCATCCTGCCGCCGGGGCCGCGCGAAGGTATCGTGATCAACCTCGCCGAGTACCGCATGTACTACTTCCCGAAAGGGCAGAACGTAGTGCACACCTTCCCGCTGGGGATCGGTCGTGAAGGCTGGGGTTCGCCCATTGCCCACACCACCATCACCGGCAAGACGCCGAATCCGGGCTGGTCGCCGCCAGCTTCGATCCGTGCCGAGCACGCTGCCGATGGCGATCCGCTGCCGGCCTATGTGCCGCCAGGCCCGGACAACCCGCTGGGGCCGTTCAAGTTCACCCTCGGTACGCCGGGCTACCTGATCCACGGTTCGAACAAGAAGTTCGGTATCGGCATGCGTGTCAGCCATGGCTGCTTCCGCATGCTCAACCAGAATGTGCTGGAACTGGCGAAGATGGCGCCGGTGGGTACTTCGGTGCGCATCCTCAACGAGCCCTACAAATTTGGTCTGAGTGGCGGCAAGGTCTACCTCGAAGCCCATGCGCCGCTGGATGACCAGGGCGCGCCCTCGGTGGTCGACAAGCACACTGCAGTGATCAACGCACTGCTCAAGCGTGATGACCTGGCCGGTCGCCTGCGTCTGGACTGGGAGGTGGTGCGTGATGTGGTGGCGGCTGAAGACGGTCTGCCCGTGGAAATTGCTGTGCCGCAGGATCCGGTGATCCAGGGCGAGGCGCCGCTCGAGCTCTGA
- a CDS encoding thioredoxin family protein: MLTTPDATHLTSLTFSIVPSLELTDFDADRQLLDLPGTSLVIFTSIGCASCRWARRELSGMGLPVERLCWVDAGENGGLVQRYGVFHLPGLFLVRDGQFFGAVQSPLHATVLAVALRQALAREPEELP, encoded by the coding sequence ATGTTGACTACTCCGGATGCCACTCATTTGACATCACTGACCTTCAGTATAGTGCCCAGTCTCGAGCTGACCGACTTCGATGCCGACCGCCAGTTGCTGGATCTGCCGGGCACCTCGCTGGTGATATTCACCAGCATAGGCTGTGCCAGCTGCCGCTGGGCGCGTCGCGAGCTGTCTGGCATGGGCCTGCCAGTCGAGCGCCTGTGCTGGGTGGATGCCGGAGAGAACGGCGGCCTGGTGCAGCGTTATGGCGTTTTCCACTTGCCTGGTCTGTTTCTGGTTCGTGATGGTCAATTCTTTGGCGCGGTGCAGTCCCCGCTGCACGCAACCGTACTTGCAGTCGCCTTGCGCCAGGCCCTGGCGCGAGAGCCGGAGGAGCTACCTTGA
- the thpR gene encoding RNA 2',3'-cyclic phosphodiesterase, with product MAQTTDDQHGRALRLFFALPCPPPIARQIAAWRQALAADGKLVAPANLHLTLAFLGSLDAHHLTPLGEIAASIQLPAFDLQLDRLACWSQGLLHLAPSQPPQPLLELVEQLQSRLRQHGYQQPGHAFRPHLTLARHSHLPAISPLANFAWTVERFALYASADGHYRELHSWPLENL from the coding sequence ATGGCGCAGACAACAGACGACCAGCACGGTCGGGCCTTGCGCCTGTTCTTCGCGCTACCTTGCCCGCCACCCATTGCCCGGCAGATCGCCGCCTGGCGCCAGGCCCTGGCGGCAGACGGCAAGCTGGTGGCCCCGGCCAACCTGCACCTGACCCTGGCGTTTCTCGGCAGCCTGGACGCACACCATCTGACGCCACTGGGCGAGATCGCCGCCAGCATCCAGCTGCCCGCCTTCGACCTGCAGCTGGATCGCCTGGCCTGCTGGTCGCAGGGCCTGCTCCACCTGGCGCCCAGCCAGCCGCCGCAACCCCTGCTGGAACTGGTCGAGCAACTGCAGTCGCGCCTGCGCCAGCACGGCTACCAACAGCCAGGGCACGCCTTCCGCCCACACCTGACACTGGCCCGCCATAGCCACCTGCCTGCCATCAGCCCGCTCGCGAACTTTGCCTGGACGGTCGAGCGCTTTGCCCTCTATGCCTCGGCAGACGGGCATTACCGCGAGCTGCACAGCTGGCCGCTGGAAAACCTATAG
- a CDS encoding ABC transporter ATP-binding protein — MSASILSARHLSKVVSSAEGELDILHDLSFDLERGDSLAIVGSSGSGKSTLLGLLAGLDLPSSGDVFLAGHELTRLDEDQRARVRAEQVGFVFQSFQLLDNLNALENVMLPLELKARRDAREQARELLRRVGLEARLSHYPRQLSGGEQQRVALARAFAAEPAVLFADEPTGNLDSHTGERISDLLFELNREGATTLVLVTHDERLAHRCRRLIRLEGGRLVDSVEP; from the coding sequence ATGAGCGCCAGCATTCTTTCTGCGCGGCACCTTAGCAAAGTGGTTTCCAGCGCGGAAGGCGAGCTGGACATTCTCCACGACCTCAGCTTCGACCTCGAGCGTGGCGACAGCCTGGCCATAGTCGGCAGCTCCGGCTCGGGCAAATCCACCCTGCTTGGCCTGTTGGCCGGCCTGGATCTGCCCAGTAGCGGCGACGTCTTCCTGGCCGGCCATGAACTCACCCGCCTGGACGAAGACCAGCGCGCCCGGGTGCGCGCCGAGCAAGTCGGCTTCGTCTTCCAGTCCTTCCAACTGCTGGACAACCTCAACGCCCTGGAAAACGTCATGCTGCCGCTGGAGCTGAAGGCCCGCCGCGATGCCCGCGAGCAGGCTCGCGAGCTGCTACGCCGAGTCGGCCTGGAGGCGCGCCTGAGTCACTACCCGCGCCAACTGTCCGGCGGCGAGCAGCAGCGAGTCGCCCTGGCCCGCGCCTTTGCCGCCGAACCGGCGGTGCTGTTCGCCGACGAGCCGACCGGCAACCTCGATAGCCATACCGGCGAGCGCATCAGCGACCTGCTATTCGAGCTCAACCGCGAAGGCGCCACCACCCTGGTACTGGTCACTCACGACGAACGCCTGGCCCATCGCTGCCGGCGCCTGATCCGCCTGGAAGGCGGTCGCCTGGTCGACAGCGTGGAGCCCTGA
- a CDS encoding PilZ domain-containing protein produces MRRFLRHPSDMPVELVQRKHAFLPRQRLNNISLGGVACNSSKGFRKGTAVELRIPLLGEQACYPGVVAWCRKQPQDYLVGIAFIDEDTLFRARMVEQVCQIEHYRHQRELELGQAIPVEAVASEWIAMHAAEFSSASLNPL; encoded by the coding sequence ATGCGGCGTTTTCTGCGTCACCCGAGCGACATGCCGGTTGAGTTGGTGCAGCGCAAACATGCGTTCCTGCCCCGGCAAAGGTTGAACAATATCAGTCTCGGCGGGGTTGCATGCAATTCCAGCAAGGGCTTTCGCAAGGGGACGGCGGTCGAACTGCGCATCCCCCTGCTGGGCGAGCAGGCCTGCTATCCAGGCGTGGTCGCCTGGTGCCGCAAACAGCCACAGGACTACCTGGTGGGCATCGCGTTCATCGACGAGGACACCCTGTTCCGCGCGCGCATGGTCGAGCAGGTCTGCCAGATCGAGCACTACCGCCACCAGCGCGAGCTCGAACTGGGCCAGGCCATCCCGGTCGAGGCGGTTGCCAGCGAGTGGATAGCCATGCACGCCGCGGAATTTTCCAGCGCCAGCCTGAACCCGCTCTAG
- a CDS encoding ABC transporter permease, with the protein MHAPRLHLLNLALRQLLRDARAGELRVLFFALLIAVASSTAIGFFSARLNGAMLLRATEFLGADLLLNGSAPASAEQLERGRQLGLEHAQVVEFSSVIATDQGIQLASVKAASPNYPLRGALKSAAALYQAEQAGGGPAPGEVWVEARLLAALDLQIGQSIEVGNLPLRLSRVLTYEPDRAGDFYSLTPRILMNLADLPATGVVQPGSRVRYRELWRGTTEALQQYQQQIEPGLAAHQELLGARDGNRQIGGALGRAERYLNLASLAAVLLAGVAVALSAARFAARRFDASALLRCMGLSRREALQLFGLQLALLGLLASLLGALLGWVGQLVLFKLLQGLMPAGVPPGGALPALAGIATGLVALAGFALPPLAALGRVPPLRVLRRDLLPVPPSSWLVYGAALLALGLIMWRLSLDLRLTLALLGGGLLATLLLGGLLVLGLHSLRRLLATASLPWRLGLGQLLRYPLAAAGQALAFGLILLSMGLIVLLRSELLDTWQAQLPAESPNHFALNVLPAEQAAFAAHLARLTPTPAVLYPAVAGRLTEINGKPVQQQVSKDSEGERATQRDLTLTWSEQLPSGNQLLAGHWWEAPRPDGLAVVSVESRLAQSLQISLGDVLTFSVGGLQRQARVSSLRKVDWDSFQPNFYMVFQPGTLQDLPTTYLTSFYLPPHSEQKLVELARAFPAVTLLQVEALLEQLRSILAQVTLAVEYVLLFVLAAGLSVLFAGLQATLDERIRQGALLRALGAERRLLVAARRTEFALLGAVSGLLAALGCELVSFLLYRFALDLAWQPHPWLLLLPLLGALLIAAAGTLGTRRALNSSPLTVLREG; encoded by the coding sequence ATGCACGCGCCTCGTCTGCACCTGCTGAACCTGGCGCTGCGCCAGCTGCTGCGCGATGCGCGAGCCGGCGAGCTGCGCGTGCTGTTCTTCGCCCTGCTGATCGCCGTGGCGTCCAGCACCGCCATCGGCTTCTTCAGTGCCCGCCTGAACGGCGCCATGCTGCTGCGCGCCACCGAGTTCCTCGGTGCCGACCTGCTGCTGAACGGCAGCGCCCCGGCCAGCGCCGAGCAGCTCGAGCGCGGCCGGCAGCTGGGCCTGGAGCACGCTCAGGTGGTGGAATTCTCCAGCGTGATCGCCACCGACCAGGGCATTCAGCTGGCCAGCGTCAAGGCGGCGAGCCCCAACTATCCGCTGCGCGGCGCCCTGAAAAGCGCCGCGGCGCTCTACCAGGCGGAACAGGCTGGCGGTGGCCCGGCGCCCGGCGAGGTGTGGGTCGAGGCCCGCCTGCTGGCCGCTCTCGATCTGCAGATCGGCCAGTCCATCGAGGTCGGCAACCTGCCCCTGCGCCTGAGCCGGGTACTGACCTACGAACCGGATCGTGCCGGCGACTTCTACAGCCTGACGCCACGAATACTGATGAACCTGGCCGACCTGCCCGCCACCGGCGTGGTGCAACCCGGCAGCCGGGTGCGCTACCGCGAACTGTGGCGTGGCACTACGGAAGCGCTGCAGCAATACCAGCAGCAAATCGAACCGGGCCTGGCCGCCCATCAGGAGCTGCTCGGCGCCCGCGACGGCAATCGGCAGATCGGCGGCGCCCTTGGTCGTGCCGAGCGCTACCTGAACCTCGCCAGCCTGGCCGCCGTGCTGCTGGCCGGCGTGGCCGTGGCACTGTCCGCGGCCCGTTTCGCCGCCCGCCGTTTCGATGCCAGCGCCCTGCTGCGCTGCATGGGCCTGTCACGTCGCGAAGCGCTGCAGCTGTTCGGCCTGCAACTGGCCTTGCTCGGTCTGCTGGCCAGCCTACTTGGTGCTCTGCTCGGCTGGGTCGGCCAACTGGTGCTGTTCAAGCTGCTCCAGGGCCTGATGCCTGCAGGCGTGCCACCGGGCGGCGCTCTGCCGGCACTGGCCGGGATCGCCACCGGGCTGGTCGCTCTGGCCGGTTTCGCCCTGCCACCGTTGGCGGCGCTGGGCCGCGTTCCGCCGCTGCGGGTGCTGCGTCGCGACCTGCTGCCCGTGCCGCCGAGCTCCTGGCTGGTGTACGGTGCGGCGCTACTGGCCCTGGGGCTGATCATGTGGCGGCTGAGCCTGGATCTGCGCCTGACCCTGGCCCTGCTCGGTGGTGGCCTGCTCGCCACCCTGCTGCTCGGCGGCCTGCTGGTGCTCGGCCTGCACAGCCTGCGCCGCCTGCTGGCCACGGCCAGCCTGCCCTGGCGCCTGGGGCTCGGCCAGCTGCTGCGCTACCCGCTGGCCGCCGCCGGCCAGGCTCTGGCGTTCGGCCTGATCCTACTCAGCATGGGCCTGATCGTCTTGCTGCGCAGCGAGCTGCTGGACACCTGGCAGGCGCAGCTACCGGCCGAGTCGCCCAATCACTTCGCGCTCAATGTGCTGCCAGCCGAGCAGGCCGCCTTCGCCGCCCACCTGGCCCGCCTGACCCCCACCCCGGCGGTGCTCTACCCCGCCGTGGCCGGGCGCCTGACCGAGATCAACGGCAAGCCGGTGCAGCAGCAGGTCAGCAAGGACTCCGAGGGCGAGCGCGCCACCCAGCGCGACCTGACCCTGACCTGGTCCGAGCAGCTGCCCAGTGGCAACCAGCTGCTGGCCGGGCACTGGTGGGAAGCGCCGCGCCCGGACGGCCTGGCCGTGGTGTCGGTGGAATCGCGACTGGCGCAGAGCCTGCAGATATCCCTCGGCGACGTGCTCACCTTCAGCGTCGGCGGGCTGCAGCGCCAGGCCCGGGTCAGCAGCCTGCGCAAGGTCGACTGGGACAGCTTCCAACCCAACTTCTACATGGTCTTCCAGCCCGGCACCCTGCAGGATCTGCCCACCACCTACCTGACCAGCTTCTACCTGCCGCCGCACAGCGAGCAGAAACTGGTGGAGCTGGCCCGCGCCTTCCCGGCGGTCACCCTGCTGCAGGTCGAGGCACTGCTGGAGCAACTGCGCAGCATCCTCGCCCAGGTCACCCTGGCGGTCGAATATGTCCTCCTGTTCGTTCTCGCCGCTGGTCTCAGCGTGCTGTTTGCCGGCCTGCAGGCGACCCTCGATGAGCGCATCCGCCAGGGCGCCCTGCTGCGCGCCCTGGGCGCCGAACGCCGACTGCTGGTGGCGGCCCGGCGCACCGAGTTCGCCCTGCTCGGTGCCGTCAGCGGCCTACTCGCCGCCCTCGGCTGCGAACTGGTGAGCTTCCTGCTCTACCGCTTCGCCCTCGACCTGGCCTGGCAGCCGCATCCCTGGCTTCTGCTGCTGCCACTGCTGGGCGCCCTGCTGATCGCCGCAGCCGGCACCCTGGGCACGCGCCGGGCGCTCAACAGCAGCCCGCTGACGGTACTGCGGGAAGGTTGA
- the oprI gene encoding outer membrane lipoprotei OprI has translation MNNVLKFSALALAAVLATGCSSVSKETEARLTATEDAAARAQARADEAYRKADEALAAAQKAQQTADEANERALRMLEKASRK, from the coding sequence ATGAACAACGTTCTGAAATTCTCTGCTCTGGCCCTGGCAGCTGTTCTGGCTACCGGTTGCAGCAGCGTCTCCAAAGAAACCGAAGCCCGTCTGACCGCTACCGAAGACGCAGCTGCTCGCGCTCAGGCTCGTGCTGACGAAGCCTACCGCAAAGCTGACGAAGCTCTGGCCGCTGCTCAGAAGGCTCAGCAGACCGCTGACGAAGCCAACGAGCGCGCTCTGCGCATGCTGGAAAAAGCCAGCCGCAAGTAA